A region from the Dermacentor andersoni chromosome 11, qqDerAnde1_hic_scaffold, whole genome shotgun sequence genome encodes:
- the Cchl gene encoding holocytochrome c-type synthase, whose product MGLTASHPREVTGPLGSATVHTRSESPEQHQQSPPSECTMHGLCDEITGQSAKDKPLQQPYRSECPMNAAASGEDINPANMMPSPNQQPAADQPFPLPTERQRSRIPKAGAAEGETWEYPSQQMFWNAMLRKGWRWREADLKPEDMAHIIRIHNANNDHAWEEVLKWEALHAKECCTPRLKRFGGKATDYSPRARIRSWLGYELPFDRHDWIVDRCGKEVRYVIDYYDGGPVNAESSRFALLDVRPAFDSFENVWDRMKVAWWRWTIASKQESSSEMAASQRDAATSQ is encoded by the exons ATGGGCCTGACTGCATCGCACCCGAGAGAAGTAACTGGGCCTCTAGGGTCGGCGACTGTCCACACCCGCTCTGAATCACCTGAGCAGCACCAGCAGTCACCACCGTCTGAATGCACCATGCACGGTCTCTGTGACGAGATCACAGGCCAGTCTGCAAAGGACAAGCCGCTGCAGCAGCCTTACCGTAGCGAGTGCCCAATGAATGCAGCAGCCTCCGGTGAAGACATCAACCCAGCCAACATG ATGCCAAGCCCAAACCAGCAGCCAGCGGCGGACCAGCCATTCCCGCTGCCAACTGAGCGACAGCGGTCACGCATCCCCAAGGCTGGTGCAGCGGAGGGCGAGACGTGGGAGTACCCATCGCAACAGATGTTCTGGAACGCCATGCTGCGCAAGGGCTGGAGGTGGCGCGAGGCTGATCTGAAACCCGAGGACATGGCACACATCATCCGTATCCACAATGCCAACAACGACCACGCCTGGGAGGAAGTCCTCAAGTGGGAGGCACTTCACGCAAA GGAGTGTTGCACACCCCGACTCAAGAGGTTTGGAGGCAAGGCCACCGACTACTCACCTCGGGCTCGAATACGTAGCTGGCTTGG GTACGAGCTTCCATTTGACAGACACGACTGGATCGTTGACCGTTGTGGCAAAGAAGTCCGCTACGTCATTGACTACTATGATGGTGGGCCAGTGAACGCGGAATCGAGTCGCTTTGCGCTCCTTGATGTTCGACCCGCTTTCGACTCCTTCGAGAATGTCTGGGACCGCATGAAGGTTGCGTGGTGGCGATGGACGATAGCAAGCAAGCAGGAATCCAGCTCTGAGATGGCTGCAAGCCAACGAGATGCTGCGACTAGCCAATAG